The DNA window AAGAGGGAACAGGAACAAGCTGGATTTCAcaaattgctttttattccaTGCTGTTCAAAAAGCTGTTCTACACTGCAGGAAGCTCTCATGGCATTCCCTCTGGGATATGGCATGGTACCAACAGATGAACCAACAACAAATAAAAGGTGGCTGATATTCTAATGGTATGGCCTtaccctccagcaccccaacctggagctgctgctgtcccaGCTGGCAGCTGACCTCCATGCATTAGGCTATAATGCACAAACTTTTTTCTTGGGGCATTTTATGGTGTTAAATGCTTTCACAGAAATCTTTACCTTCTTATGAAGTATTTGACAAAACATATTGTTGGAAATAGGACTCTGAACTTCATGGCTTTGTGGTAGCTATTCCTAAAATCTCCAAAGTAGAAAGGCAGAGGTATTGGTGTGCTGGAAAGCCTTGGCAAGCTCTCTGTTATCAACTCGTGGGATGATTTATTGAAGCAGCTGTTAAACTCTGTGCCATTTCTACTCTGCAATGGTACACGTTCTGTGGCTAAGGGTGCTGCACCAGCTGGTGGCACTACACGTCCTAGATGGCTTTTCAATCGATGGTTAGGACAAAAATCCTTGTTTGGTTTCCTGATCATACACGTTGTTGCTCTCACCTCTCATGTCACAAAGCTGCCTGATGTGCAGAGAAAAGCTTGGTGATTGTGGTGGGAATTGAAGAGGTGAAAAGATCTTACCTTCAAAGACTACAGTTTTCCTCTTTCCAAGCTTCCCAGATTCCAGTCTCCCTCATGCGGAGGGACACAGGCCCCTGCCAGTACAGTGTGGGTGGCTGGTGCttgcctttccctgcagcaGAGGCTGTAGATGGAGATTCCAGACAGCACGTGTCAGCAGCACCCCTAGGAGCAAGGCTTATCCCCAGCTAGTTTACAATTActcatatttcatagaatcatagaataaccaggttggaagagacccactggatcaccggatcatcaagtccaaccattcctatcaaacactaaaccatgcctcttagcacctcatccacccatgccttaaacacctccagggaaggtgaatcaactgCCTCCCtgagtagcctgttccagtgcccaatgaccccttccatgaaaaattttttcctaatgtccagcctaaatctcccctggcagagcttgaggccattccctcttgtcctgtctcctgtcacttgggagaagacaccatcaccctcctctctacaacctcctttgatgacagaaagcaatgaggtcacccctcagcctcctcttctccaggctaaacaaccccagctctctcagctgctcctcataaggcctgttctccagccccttcaccagctttgttgctcttctctggactcgttccagagtctcaacatccttcttgtggtgaggggcccagaactgaacacagtactcaaggagcggtctcaccagtgccgagtacagagggagaataacctccctggacctgctggtcacgccgtttctgatacaagccaagatgccattggccttcttggccacctgggcacactgctggctcatattcagtcggctgtcaaccaacacccccccgGTCCCtatcctccaggcagctttctagacagacttctcctagtctgtagcactgcatagggttgttgtgggAAGTCTTAAAGAAACTGTCAGGCCTTTGCATCTCCTCTCCCTGTCTCTCTCTTGCACTTTTCCTGCCTTCAAAGTCCCTTTGTGCATGCAGGCTGTGGACTGGGCTTTGTATTTTCATCTCCCAGGTTAGGGAGAGAAATTGCTTGCAGCAGGCTGGACAGGACACGGCCTGCATCCTGCCTGGCGTGGGGCCTACTGAATCAATTGGAGCGCAGGGACCCACATAGGCAGTGGTGGCAGCCTGTGCCCATTCCCACCTGGAATGTCTGGGTAGTTGATGAGTGCATCTTTTCCTAACTCAGTTGCTTTTGAGTCTGAATTTGGGAAGAGTATTTTTGGGGAGATATATTTCTCCTTAGGGAATAGGTGCAGCAGAAACTCTGCTTCCTTGTAGCCTCTGTTGTGGTAGACATTAACAAGTGCCAGGCAGGCCCAGTTCGATTTACACTCAAGCCCTGCCCTACCAATGTACTCTGTGAATTGGCTTTGGATGTCACTGGCTCAATGGCACTGGCTCAGTGCAAGATGGAACATCCCGCTCACTGAGCAGCTTTCTGGGAGTCCTCCCCATAGAGGAAGAATCTTATTTCCAAGGAACTAAAAAATGTCATCCTCACTGTGAGCACCTGGCTACTCTGTGCTCCCTGCAAGACTGGAGCACAGGCTCTAAACTTCCACaggttttctttaattaaatgcaaaatgagATGCAGTCATCACTGTGATGACAACAGCAACAACTAACTTGGCAAGAGGTGTTGGGGACTCGACCGGGGCTAGCTCATTTCCGAGAAAGCCTAGGGAGCATGCAGCTGTGGCGAGACACTGGCACACAAAGGGATGGGGTAAACCAAGCAGAAAGTTGCACTTCTCCAGTGTTAGGTTTTCAAGAGAGAAAAGTTTCATCAAAACCAGGGTAATGCCAAATGCATCCCTGTgaggtggggctggggcagatgtgctcatcccttccctctggcgGTGTCAGCTTCAGCAGGGTCCACTCCCTGGAGTTCCAAGCGACTTTTTTTGCTGGGAGGACCCTCAGTTGCTGTATCTGGTGACAGATAGATGGCCACTTAACAGACAGCTGCCAGACAGGACCTCACTAAGCACAGCCACTGTTGCAGCAGCGTGGTGGGAGCACCCGTGGAGGTCTGTGCTGAGCCTCATCCTTCTGGCTAGGGGTATGGCCCCGCAGTGAGGCCAGATTCACATATGAGAGGGGGCTAGAGGAGGGAAGAAGGCATCTTGCCTCCTCATACCTCCTTCTCCTAAACAATTTAGGGTAGTGTTATGCCTGGCAGCGTTGTGAGGCTGTTCTGGCATCTTTGATGGGCAGGAAGCAGGCAAGTAGGGCTCTTGCACCACATTCACACCAGGCACCCTCATGTTTGGTCTTGCGGGTCCAGCAACACCCACCGCCCTGCACCTCCACCTTGCCTGCAGCGACCCTCACCCAgcccaccttctcctccagccctcccagGGATGTGCTGTCAGTGCCTATCACACACAGTGATGCCCCTGGGGCTCAGGACCTCCGTGGGCATGCTGTGGGATTGGTTGAACCAGATGTGCATTTCCACACGGAGTTTCTGCTCAAAGGATGCAGCTCCTCTCACCCAAAACACAGCTATGGGTCTGCATGGCTAGAGCACACACCACCCTGCTTGCCTATGCTCCGAGCGGTGGCAAAGGCTGGCCACTCTACAGGGTTCAGCTCCTTCCTTTCACAAACGAAAGCAGGTTGGGTCTGGAAACAGATGCTGAGGGCAATGCAAACATGGTCCTCATTGATGTGCGAGAGGCTTTATTGAGCTGGTGTCCTCCCCCCAGGGCTGTCCCCATCGAGGACCTTTGCACTGCTCACACCAGAAAGTCACCTCTCCCCCAGCCTGGGCCTACATGAGGAACCTTGAGAGGTCCTCCTTGATTTCAGCCTCATCCCACGGCCCATGGATGTTGTCCTTGAGCTGCTGAAGGCGGATGAGGCAGTAAGGGCAGAGGCAAGAGATGATAAGCAGCAGCGAGGTGAAGAGCACGGCACCCACACTGGAGACAGTGGCCAGCCCCGCCAGCGCCGCCAGCGCAAAGAGCACCGTCACCCCGACGTAGCAGCGGGGAGCCCGGGCTTTCAGTTTCTTCTGCAGCATGGGCCAGAGGGCAAAGATCTGCATGGCGAAGGTGACCACAACGAAGGTGTGGAGGGAGCGGGGCAGGCGGGAGGCCAGGCACACCGAGGCGAAGATGGCCATGTTGAGGGACAGCGTGCTGGACACGATGGCAGCATTGGCACCGTAGTCAAAGAAGATGAGGTGGCCAAGGAGCATGAGGGCTGACATGGCGTAGACAGTGTCTGTGCTGACCGATTCGGTCAGCGTCTTCAGCACGGGCGAGAAGCCGTAGGTGAAGGCGATGAACACCAGCGTGCTCTTGAGGTCGGCCCAGCGCGTCCGCCCGCTCTcccgccgcccggccccgccgtcCACGGCGTCGAAGAGGACGTAGCCGAGCAGGGAGGAGGCGAGGGCGGCCCCGAAGAGGCGCTGCGGGCTGAGCGCCCCCAGCTCCAGGTACCGCCAGGTTAGCGCGAAGACGCAGACGCTGCACAGCTGCTGCACCACCGCTCCCGACTGGAAGACGACGGCGCCGTAGCGGTAGCGGCGGGCGTGGACGTTCTTCCGCAGCTCCGCCAGGAACCGCCGGTCAACGTAGTTGTCGGGGAAAGGCTGGCGCTCGTACAGCACCTTCCGCCACCGCCGGCCGCCCGCCGCAGCCATCGCCCCGGCCCGCCACGGCGCAGGCGCCGCGGGGACAGCGCGgggcgccccctgccggccagagcggggcgggcggggacACGgcaggggaggggacaggggaggggacacgggacaCGGCAGGGGAGGAGCGAGGGgacagaggaggggaggggacacGATAGGGAGCACGGGAGGGGAGGGGCGAGGGGACACGGGAGGGGAGGGacgaggggacaggggacaggggacaggggacaggggagggaGCTGCCCGCGCAGGGACagaatgggatggggatgggatggggcgGGATGGGGATGTAGataggatggggatgggatagggatggggatggggatgggatagGGATTGGATaggaatggggatgggatggggtagGGATgtagatgggatggggatggggatggggatggggatggggatggggatgggatgggatgagatgggatgggatgggatgggatggggatgtaggtgggatggggatgtagttaggatggggatgggatagggattggatgggatgggatagggatgtagatgggatggggatgggacgggatgggaaGTGGGCTGTGCGGGTCATGTTGGCATGGGGCTGCCTGGGCCATgtcaggatggggatggggaggggactGCCCGGGGAGGGGACTGCCCAGGCCGGGGGACTGTGGGAAGCAGGTGGGAGAAGGACAGGCAGCAGTGCTAGGCACTGCCTGGCTTCAAGGGCTCCTGTGGGGctgccttccctctccctgcacacCAGGCTGTTTCCTGCAGCCAGCTTCTTTTGGGGGAGTCAGGGGAGAACTTAGCTCCGTGCCAAGATGTGAGTGCTGAAAACTCCATTGCTTTTGCATGGAGCTGCTACTGAGGCTGCTCACTTCTGCCTATCTTCCCAAAACATCCAAGCTGGCCACTGCAGGGAGCACCACCAGCCCCTCGGGAAGGATACAGGcctgtcttctcccaagtgacaggggacaggacaagagggaatggcctcaagctccaccaggggaggtttaggctggacattaggaagaaaatttttcacagaaagggtcattgggcagtggcagaggctgcccagggaggcagttgattcaccttccctggagttgtttttaaggacgagtggatgaggcactgaggggcattgtttagtgtttgataggaatggttggattcgatgacccggtgggtcttttccaacctactgattctatgattctatgattctatgattctatgattctatgattctatgattctatgaggggAGGTTTTTCAGAGGCAAGAAGTGTTTTCcctaagtgtgtgtgtgtgtgttttggtcAGGTCATAGCCTTCCCAGCCCCAGAGAGGTGCTTGCTGCAGAGGAACTGCTTACTTTGGCCTCACTCAAGAggcctcagcccagggcagggcaGCTCCAAACAGTGCCCTATTTGTACTTCAAGACGGGGTGTTTGTGGCCATCCTGTCACTGTGGGAGCAGGCGGAAGGTCTGATGGTTATTTTCCCCCCTGAGCCCTCACATGGTTTCCCTTCATATGCCTGGTCAATTCTTCAAGTAGGACCCCACCTCATCCAGATGTGTGCAGAGCAGCAGGTAACCCCCCACACTGCTAGTGCGCTTTCAGGGAGGCCTCAGGCTGAGCCACCCCACAGTGACATTGAAAAGTGCCACCTCCTAGCCCCACATCAGTGCATTtgctctgcagggcaggagcagctgcCTACTCCGTGCAGGTACCCTGTGCCAAAGGGCGAAGCTGACAGCCTTCAAGCCAGGACAGAGCTGATTTCAGTTTTAGCTACCCTACCTAAAAACGCTCATCGCTGTGCTCTGTATGGGGCCGTCTGTATGTCTCCATGCGTATGCCTCCATGTGCACAAGTTGGTTCCTGCAGAGACAGGGAGTGCTGCCAGGTCCCACAATTGCTGGCAACTGCCTTGAAGACAAGGGCCTGGGAACTcgagattttgaaaaaaaatataattctcCCACAGTAGCAGAGTAAAGATGGGGCGCCAAGAGAAATGCTCAGAGAGCAACGTGCCCCTCTGGCTCCCTTGGGAAGTGACAAGGCTATGGTAGTGGCGGGATGTCACCTCCATGGGCACAGGCAGGGCAGCACTCGGCTCTCGCAACCGTGATGCTCTGGGCACTGGGAAAagtgggctgggctggggcatGATGCTGCCTAGATGTGGTCAGGTCCCTCTGCAAATCCCAGTGGTGGGGCAGATAATAGAAGCAAGGGGTGCTTCTCCTGCCCCTTGGAATCTCCTCTGCTGTGGGCCACTGAAGTCCCCCTCAGTGACTGGGACAGGCAGGAAAGTGCTGCTGCTTGGTGTTGCACAGCACCCGTGGGCTGTGCCGGGTGATGCCAgccatggcagcagcagagcgaagctgctccaggagctgccagcacagccgCTGTAGACCCTCATGGGGTGCCCAGCCCTGGGATGAGAGGATCACCTCAACACTGGCTCCGCACCCTCAGCAGCACTGAGCGGGTGCTGAGACTCGCTGAGCTGGGTGCCCACTTGGTGCTGGGGAGACCTTGATGGGCTCCAgtgagaagcagctgctgcttcgTTGGTGTTGCATCCCTGCGGGAGGGGACACTGTGTGCTCTACCAGGGTGTGAACGTACGGCCCACAGTCCAAAGGGCAGCGCAGCCTTGCTTGAGTGGCCCAGGCTTTGCCTGCAGGGAATGACTCACTTGCCTGCACAACACTCCTAGCAGGAAGTGCCATGGGACCGTCCACAGGACCAGCCACATCACCATCCATCCCCGCCAGTCCGAGGGGAATGTGCACTGTGGAGTCATCcctcagctctcctggagctACGCGGCTGGTGGGACTCTCTTGGCAGGGCTGAGCAGTAGCTAAGGTCAAGGATGCCAAAGCCCTTTGTGAGCATCTTAATTTCTGCTCCTGACTCTGCAGagctccctcaccagctacagctCCAAGTAGCTCATTGCTGAGGGATAAGGCAGGCACAGCCACAATCAGGAGTCCTCAAGTGGACGAGgttgctaaggggcatggtttagtgtttgatagtaatggttggactcgatgatccggtgggtctcttccaacctggttattctatgattctaagtgctaCTGGCCCCTGGAGCAGTTGTAAGATGGCAAGTGCTTTGAGATCCTATGTGGAAATGCAGGAATGGGGAGTGGGCTGCCATAGCACTGCAAACCCTGGGCAGGTGAAGGCCCTGTTCACTGGGCTGTCCCCTGCTCTTTGCAAAGGGACCCCCACTGCAGATTTATTAGGCATCTGCTGGCCTCTGAATGTCTGAATAAGCTGCTAAAGCTGTTTGGAAGGAAGGCTGGAAAAGGTGACAGTCTGGGACTGAAATAGCTGTGACTGGTCTGGGGCTCTGCTGCAGATGCCTCACTATCAAGGTATGGAGGGCACTGCATCCAGCTCTCCAGCACAGGCGAACCCCAGGGGGCTGCGTCCTGCTCCACATGGTGGGACCAGCACTTGTGCTGCAAAGAAGGAGGCTTTGTAGGAACTAAACAGCACACCCTTCTTAGGTCTAGAGCTTGGCTGAGGCTGCAGGGATGAGGGCAGATCGCACGCCTCTCCCTGTCCCATGGCTGGGGCTCTTCCCCTGCACCCCGCACACATCAGTCCCAGGGATAGGACTGCCCCAGCTGCAAGTCTGCAATGGCACCCACAGTTTTGTGGGCTGCTTCGTGGTGAGGGCTCCACCTTTGCTCCCCTATGACACCAGAACACGTGAGGATTGTGctgtgtgtcctgggctgctaGGACAAAGTTGGGTCTCTCTGTTGGTCCTAGGGTAGGAAGGATAATGGAGCTGCCTGTAAACACAACTATGGATGCTCTGGCTTCATTTCTCTGCTAAGTGATCTCCTGGCCTTCCCCTGTGAACCTGGAGCTGAACCTTTCCTCTGCAAGAATGGCTTTTTGAGGGAGGTTGGCTCCGCTCCGGCTGCTGAATTTTTCCGTGCCCAGACTGtctcttgctttacatggcCCATAAAATGGCCCATAAAAATGGCCCACAATCACCTATTTAAGGATTGTTTGGATTCAGACTGCAGCATGGAGTGGGACACCACCAATCCAGCGCCTCGCAGCAGGGCTGAGCCTCGTGGAGGTACCCTGGGGCACACAGGGCTTGTTGCCCCAGGGTCCCCTGCAGAGGTGTGCCTGGGCACGGGGGAGTCTGGTGCTACTCCAGCTCTGCCAAGAATATCCCTTCCCTGTGCGCAGGTCAGGTTTCCTGGATCcagggctgcatcccagccccaggggGACCTGGGCCATGATAAGTGTGTGAGCCAGCAGGAACATCTGTGAACAGAGATGCTGTGGGCAGCCTGTGCGATCAAGGGATGCTCCTGGGCCCCTCGGGCACAGCTCCTGCCTCAGGCCTTGCTGGTCAGAACCCCAAGCCCCACAGCAACTTCTACCATGAAGGAAGCCTCCCTGCAAGCTTGGGTGCGGGATGCTCTGTCACATATGGGTTCAACAGAGGCCATGGTGCAGCCACGGCAGGGAGCACGCCATGATTCTCATGGGTCTCCATTCTGAGAGCATGGACAGCATGGAGCAGCACCAGGAGCTCAAGGTGGGGACATTACCGGTTTTGGTGTTGGAGGTCCCTGTCCCAGGCAGGTCATTTCTAGAGCACAAGGGAGGCTGCTACCCACTGCCACAGCTGGGAAGCAGGATTGCACTGCTCTCAATCCTCCTCTGTGTGCCATCACCCCATCCATCCTGTGTGGAGGAGCCTGCCCCAGAGTGCAAGCTGGGACCTTGCTGGAGACCCCATGGAAGGGGTGAATGGCCCCCTGCCCAGGACACAGAGGCTCTGAAGGCTGGTGAATCACCATTTTCCTTGTGGTAGCATCCTAGGAGCATGGAGAACAGGCTGGGCAAGGCATGGGGGTTCACAGGGGAGACCTAGGATGGTGGGAAGGGAGGCAGAGCAGCCAGGGAAGGGGGAATGTAgcatcctcccaggcaacaagCTGAGACAAGGAGGTACTGAGGTTGTTGGATAAACCAGCGATGCTGCTCAGGGCTGGGGAGAGCAGTCCAGGAAACTGGGATTGGGTCTGAGGAGCCCAGCTGGACCAGCATCTCCAGGGTGAGGTTTGGGATTTGCTGAGCCATGGCAGGGGATGAAAGATGGGGAAGCTGCTTTGGAGCTGGGATAAGGAACTGGGGCAGGAGACACATGACATGGAAAGGCACATGCTTGCAGGAATGTGACCTCTGGAAGACACAGCCTCTGGGGTGGTTGTGAAACTGAACTCCCTCGGTCCTAGCATTCCTCAGTGCTCAGCACGAATCAGTGAAGCCCTGAGGCAAAATGCCCTCCCCACCACCCACACTGGGCTCCAAGGAGAGAGACGAGCCAGCCTAGCTGGGGTCCCGGCCAGCTCTGGGGCAGTGGGTCAGTAGAGTCCCATTTTGTAGGGGAATGCAATGAAGGTCAAGCTGTCACCTTGTGA is part of the Phaenicophaeus curvirostris isolate KB17595 chromosome 8, BPBGC_Pcur_1.0, whole genome shotgun sequence genome and encodes:
- the PIGC gene encoding phosphatidylinositol N-acetylglucosaminyltransferase subunit C, which gives rise to MAAAGGRRWRKVLYERQPFPDNYVDRRFLAELRKNVHARRYRYGAVVFQSGAVVQQLCSVCVFALTWRYLELGALSPQRLFGAALASSLLGYVLFDAVDGGAGRRESGRTRWADLKSTLVFIAFTYGFSPVLKTLTESVSTDTVYAMSALMLLGHLIFFDYGANAAIVSSTLSLNMAIFASVCLASRLPRSLHTFVVVTFAMQIFALWPMLQKKLKARAPRCYVGVTVLFALAALAGLATVSSVGAVLFTSLLLIISCLCPYCLIRLQQLKDNIHGPWDEAEIKEDLSRFLM